One segment of Microbacterium arborescens DNA contains the following:
- a CDS encoding carbohydrate ABC transporter permease yields the protein MTATATVTTGGRHRPGREITSRSGRSAGRAAARLLPLLPAVLLLLAFMLGPIVYALYGSLTDRAMTGPRAANPQFIGLDNYTALFGSAEFWLSLALTVVFVLASAVIGQNVLGMLLAVLIRSSVKPLRSIVGGLVVLAWVLPEIVAAFALYAFFQTDGTLNTFLGWFGLEGTSWLYYFPMLAVILANIWRGTAFSMMVYNAALSEVPPELIEAATIDGAGAWQRFIRVTLPVIRRSISTNLLLTTLQTLGVFTLIWVMTGGGPGTQSSTLPVLAFQEAFKFAQVGYGTAIAVVTLLIGAVFSAVYIRILKPEVD from the coding sequence ATGACCGCCACCGCCACCGTCACCACCGGCGGTCGGCACCGTCCGGGCCGGGAGATCACCTCCCGGTCCGGACGGTCGGCCGGCCGTGCCGCCGCACGTCTGCTCCCGCTCCTGCCCGCGGTCCTGCTGCTGCTGGCGTTCATGCTCGGGCCGATCGTCTACGCCCTCTACGGCTCGCTCACCGATCGCGCGATGACCGGCCCCCGCGCCGCGAACCCGCAGTTCATCGGACTCGACAACTACACCGCGCTCTTCGGCTCCGCGGAGTTCTGGCTCTCACTCGCGCTCACGGTCGTCTTCGTGCTGGCCTCCGCCGTGATCGGCCAGAACGTCCTCGGGATGCTGCTGGCCGTCCTCATCCGCAGCTCGGTGAAGCCACTGCGTTCGATCGTCGGCGGCCTCGTGGTGCTCGCCTGGGTCCTTCCCGAGATCGTCGCCGCGTTTGCCCTCTACGCCTTCTTCCAGACCGACGGCACGCTCAACACCTTCCTCGGCTGGTTCGGCCTCGAAGGCACGAGCTGGCTGTACTACTTCCCGATGCTCGCGGTCATCCTCGCGAACATCTGGCGCGGCACCGCCTTCTCGATGATGGTCTACAACGCCGCGCTCTCGGAGGTGCCGCCCGAGCTGATCGAGGCCGCGACGATCGACGGCGCCGGAGCCTGGCAGCGGTTCATCCGCGTCACCCTGCCCGTCATCCGTCGCTCGATTTCCACCAACCTGCTGCTGACGACGCTGCAGACGCTCGGGGTCTTCACCCTCATCTGGGTCATGACGGGAGGCGGGCCGGGAACGCAGTCGTCCACGCTGCCCGTGTTGGCGTTCCAGGAGGCGTTCAAGTTCGCCCAGGTCGGCTACGGCACGGCGATCGCCGTCGTCACCCTCCTGATCGGCGCCGTGTTCTCCGCCGTGTACATCCGCATCCTCAAGCCGGAGGTCGACTGA
- a CDS encoding carbohydrate ABC transporter permease, with the protein MAAIATSVSAPRKRAQTVLSSVILAAIGVLFLVPLLWIVFASFDGDAKVTMKVPDTWTLENYTQVMTWELTFQPLLNSILVSLGTAVITVVVGVLAAYPLSRYAMRFQKTFMYAILFGTGLPITAMMVPVYALFVSFGLLDSVWGVIVFMAATSLPMAIWMLKNFMDSVPISLEEAAWVDGAGSMQALARIVIPLMRSGIGVVFIFVFTTAWGNFFVPFVLLFTSSKFPAAVSIFNFFGQYGSIAYGQLAAYSVLYAAPMVVLYVLVQRFSGGAFALAGSVKG; encoded by the coding sequence ATGGCCGCCATCGCCACCTCGGTCTCAGCGCCGCGCAAGCGCGCCCAGACCGTGCTGTCCTCGGTCATCCTCGCCGCGATCGGGGTGCTCTTCCTCGTCCCGCTGCTGTGGATCGTGTTCGCCTCGTTCGACGGCGACGCGAAGGTCACCATGAAGGTGCCCGACACCTGGACGCTCGAGAACTACACGCAGGTGATGACGTGGGAGCTGACGTTCCAGCCGCTCCTGAACTCGATCCTCGTGTCGCTCGGCACCGCCGTCATCACCGTCGTCGTCGGCGTGCTCGCCGCCTACCCGCTCTCGCGCTACGCGATGCGGTTCCAGAAGACGTTCATGTACGCCATCCTCTTCGGCACGGGACTGCCGATCACCGCGATGATGGTTCCGGTCTACGCGCTGTTCGTCTCGTTCGGACTGCTCGACTCGGTGTGGGGCGTCATCGTCTTCATGGCGGCGACATCCCTGCCGATGGCGATCTGGATGCTGAAGAACTTCATGGACTCCGTGCCGATCTCGCTCGAGGAGGCCGCGTGGGTCGACGGCGCCGGGTCGATGCAGGCCCTCGCGCGCATCGTCATCCCGCTCATGAGATCGGGCATCGGCGTCGTGTTCATCTTCGTCTTCACGACCGCGTGGGGGAACTTCTTCGTCCCCTTCGTCCTGCTGTTCACCTCGTCGAAGTTTCCGGCAGCGGTGTCGATCTTCAACTTCTTCGGTCAGTACGGCTCGATCGCCTACGGCCAGCTCGCCGCTTACTCGGTGCTCTACGCCGCGCCCATGGTGGTGCTGTACGTCCTCGTCCAGCGCTTCTCCGGCGGAGCGTTCGCGCTCGCCGGCTCCGTCAAGGGCTGA
- a CDS encoding extracellular solute-binding protein — MKRSTTTAAVVGIAAFSLVLTSCGSGGGDEASSDTIRVAYQKTTSFTAMDELMKKTKEEYEAANEGMTVELVPIEAEQDQYFTKLALMNGSAGTAPDVIYEDTFQIRSDAAAGYLQPIDDYLADWDQWEQYDEGAKQAGLGDDGKTYGVSLGTDTRGLYFNKQLFAAAGLPEDWAPESWDDVLEAARTIKESNPDVIPFNIYASQALGEATSMQGFEMLLYGTGDELLDTDTNKWVTGSAGFRDALEFYKTVADEKLGPDPAQALDAGWGTKVSTELLPQGGIAIALDGSWLPSNWIDGENAWPEWEQTMGFAAMPTQDGGGDGFTSMSGGWTLAMGSNAKNPQAAFDFIAQALTFENALMYHQEAGQIAVRKDVAASQEYLDYNPSFEFFSSLVPYTHFRPATPDYSQISANIPRATESIFTGQATPQDAQAAYDSALVGIVGEENTQAG, encoded by the coding sequence ATGAAGAGATCCACCACGACCGCAGCGGTCGTCGGAATCGCCGCGTTCTCGCTCGTTCTCACGAGTTGCGGCAGCGGCGGAGGCGACGAGGCGTCGTCGGACACCATCCGCGTCGCCTACCAGAAGACCACGTCGTTCACCGCGATGGACGAGCTCATGAAGAAGACCAAAGAGGAGTACGAGGCCGCGAACGAGGGGATGACGGTCGAGCTCGTCCCGATCGAGGCCGAGCAGGACCAGTACTTCACCAAGCTCGCCCTGATGAACGGGTCGGCGGGGACCGCCCCCGATGTCATCTACGAGGACACCTTCCAGATCCGATCAGATGCCGCCGCCGGATACCTGCAGCCGATCGACGACTACCTCGCCGACTGGGACCAGTGGGAACAGTACGACGAGGGCGCCAAGCAGGCGGGCCTCGGCGACGACGGCAAGACGTACGGCGTCTCACTCGGCACCGATACCCGCGGCCTCTACTTCAACAAGCAGCTGTTCGCGGCGGCGGGCCTGCCCGAGGACTGGGCGCCGGAGAGCTGGGACGACGTGCTCGAGGCCGCGCGCACCATCAAGGAGAGCAACCCCGACGTCATCCCGTTCAACATCTACGCCTCGCAGGCGCTGGGCGAGGCGACCTCGATGCAGGGCTTCGAGATGCTGCTCTACGGCACGGGAGACGAACTGCTCGACACCGACACCAACAAGTGGGTCACCGGGTCGGCCGGTTTCCGCGACGCGCTCGAGTTCTACAAGACCGTCGCCGACGAGAAGCTCGGCCCCGACCCCGCGCAGGCGCTCGACGCCGGCTGGGGCACCAAGGTCAGCACGGAGCTGCTCCCCCAGGGCGGCATCGCGATCGCGCTCGACGGCTCCTGGCTGCCGAGCAACTGGATCGACGGCGAGAACGCCTGGCCGGAGTGGGAGCAGACGATGGGCTTCGCCGCGATGCCGACGCAGGACGGCGGCGGCGACGGCTTCACCTCGATGTCGGGCGGCTGGACGCTCGCGATGGGATCCAACGCGAAGAACCCGCAGGCCGCGTTCGACTTCATCGCGCAGGCGCTGACCTTCGAGAACGCGCTGATGTACCACCAGGAGGCCGGGCAGATCGCGGTGCGCAAGGATGTCGCCGCGAGCCAGGAGTACCTCGACTACAACCCGTCGTTCGAGTTCTTCTCCTCGCTCGTCCCGTACACCCACTTCCGCCCGGCGACGCCCGACTACTCGCAGATCTCGGCCAACATCCCACGGGCGACGGAGTCGATCTTCACCGGCCAGGCGACCCCGCAAGACGCGCAGGCCGCGTACGACTCCGCTCTCGTCGGCATCGTCGGCGAGGAGAACACGCAGGCGGGTTGA
- a CDS encoding alpha-mannosidase yields the protein MHDRSALALLRIDRFMRERLAPAIHRASHPLSVTAWDAPGEPVAFDEARAGDYRPIEVGQPWGRPWGTTWFRVTGDAPADWFEGGRPIPGTRAELVVDLGFTSGQAGFQCEAMVWSVDGRPLRGIAPFNNVAAEAVSPGGAVDVFVEGASNPDVGSIFTFAPTPVGDRATAGADPVYVLRTVDVRLRDLEVSALLADTSALRGLAAQLDATSPRRADILLALERMIDVVDPQDVAATAAAGRAVLAPVLAAPASASAHTLHAVGHAHIDSAWLWPVRETVRKVARTFSNVLSLMDEDPDFVFAASSAQQYAWVKEYYPDLFERIRARVAEGRFVPVGSMWVESDTNLPGAEALARQFVAGKGFFQREFGIDTPEVWLPDSFGYSGALPQIAKAAGARWFLTQKISWNETNRMPHHTFRWEGIDGTRLFTHFPPVDSYNSVVSAAELAHAERNYADKGRGTVSLLPYGFGDGGGGPTREMTAAIARTTSLEGSPRVVHSTPRRFFETAEAEYPDPEVWVGELYLEFHRGTYTSQLATKQGNRRSEHLLREAELWATTAAVRTGAPYPAERLARAWETVLLQQFHDILPGSSIAWVYQDAERNYAAVARELEGIIGEALTALAGSPEPGEATHELRVNAAPHARGGVAALGAAAAPEAARVRPERSPEGWVLDNGIVRVVVDDRGVIVSAVDVASGRESVPPGTASALLQLHRDTPTQWDAWDVDVHYRNTVTDLDGLDGLELDGDEIVVTRSFGSSRVTERIGLAADSRTVSLGFELDWHESQKLLKLAFPVDVHTDSATSEVQFGHIERKTHTNTSWDAARFETVAQRWVRVGEPGFGVAVVNDSTYGHDITRAERSAGGGTISVVRLSLIRSALFPDPTQDQGTYALRVGLVVGADVADAVIEGYRLNLPERIVTGTASAIEPIVTVEDSGVVVEAVKLAEDGSGDVVVRLYEAWGRRVDTVVRAGFDARAVTQTDLLEREVAASALSGDAAPLSLRPFEIVTLRFAR from the coding sequence ATGCACGACCGCTCCGCCCTCGCGCTGCTGCGCATCGACCGATTCATGCGCGAGCGTCTCGCTCCCGCGATCCACCGCGCCTCGCACCCGCTCTCGGTCACCGCCTGGGACGCACCGGGCGAACCGGTGGCCTTCGACGAAGCCCGCGCCGGCGACTACCGCCCGATCGAGGTCGGTCAGCCCTGGGGGCGCCCGTGGGGGACGACCTGGTTCCGCGTCACGGGCGATGCGCCGGCCGACTGGTTCGAGGGCGGCCGGCCGATCCCGGGGACGCGCGCCGAACTCGTCGTCGACCTCGGCTTCACGTCGGGGCAGGCGGGCTTCCAGTGCGAGGCGATGGTGTGGTCGGTCGACGGCCGGCCGCTGCGCGGGATCGCACCGTTCAACAACGTCGCCGCCGAGGCGGTGTCGCCGGGCGGCGCGGTCGACGTCTTCGTCGAGGGTGCGTCGAACCCCGACGTCGGGAGCATCTTCACCTTCGCGCCCACACCGGTCGGCGACCGGGCGACGGCAGGCGCCGACCCCGTGTACGTGCTGCGCACGGTCGATGTGCGCCTGCGCGACCTCGAGGTCTCGGCGCTGCTGGCCGACACCTCCGCGCTTCGAGGACTCGCGGCGCAGCTCGACGCGACCTCGCCGCGGCGCGCCGACATCCTGCTCGCGTTGGAACGGATGATCGACGTCGTCGACCCGCAGGATGTGGCGGCAACCGCAGCAGCGGGTCGCGCCGTGCTCGCGCCCGTGCTCGCGGCTCCGGCCTCGGCGAGCGCGCACACGCTGCACGCCGTGGGACATGCCCACATCGACTCGGCGTGGCTGTGGCCGGTGCGTGAGACGGTGCGAAAGGTCGCCCGCACGTTCTCGAACGTCCTCTCGCTGATGGACGAGGATCCCGACTTCGTCTTCGCCGCGTCTTCGGCGCAGCAGTACGCGTGGGTCAAGGAGTACTACCCCGACCTGTTCGAGCGCATCCGGGCACGCGTGGCCGAGGGGCGGTTCGTGCCGGTCGGCAGCATGTGGGTCGAATCCGACACCAACCTGCCCGGCGCCGAGGCCCTGGCTCGGCAGTTCGTCGCGGGCAAGGGGTTCTTCCAGCGCGAGTTCGGCATCGACACCCCCGAGGTGTGGCTTCCCGACTCGTTCGGATACAGCGGCGCCCTCCCCCAGATCGCGAAAGCCGCGGGGGCGCGGTGGTTCCTCACCCAGAAGATCTCGTGGAACGAGACGAACCGGATGCCGCACCACACGTTCCGGTGGGAGGGCATCGACGGAACACGCCTGTTCACCCACTTCCCGCCGGTCGATTCGTACAACTCGGTCGTCTCGGCAGCCGAGCTGGCGCACGCCGAACGCAACTACGCCGACAAGGGACGCGGCACCGTCTCGCTGCTCCCCTACGGCTTCGGCGACGGCGGCGGCGGGCCCACCCGCGAGATGACAGCGGCGATCGCGCGCACCACCTCGCTCGAGGGATCGCCGCGAGTCGTGCACTCGACGCCCCGGCGATTCTTCGAGACCGCCGAGGCGGAGTACCCCGACCCCGAGGTGTGGGTCGGCGAGCTGTACCTGGAGTTCCACCGCGGCACCTACACGAGCCAGCTCGCTACGAAGCAGGGCAACCGACGCAGCGAGCACCTGCTGCGCGAAGCCGAGCTGTGGGCGACGACCGCGGCTGTGCGCACGGGCGCCCCCTACCCCGCCGAGAGACTCGCCCGCGCATGGGAGACGGTGCTGCTGCAGCAGTTCCACGACATCCTGCCGGGATCGTCGATCGCGTGGGTGTACCAGGACGCCGAGCGCAACTACGCCGCCGTCGCCCGTGAGCTCGAAGGAATCATCGGCGAAGCGTTGACGGCGTTGGCCGGGTCGCCCGAGCCGGGCGAGGCGACGCACGAGCTGCGGGTCAATGCAGCGCCCCACGCTCGCGGCGGGGTCGCGGCTCTCGGTGCAGCAGCCGCCCCCGAGGCCGCCCGCGTGCGCCCCGAACGCTCGCCCGAGGGCTGGGTGCTCGACAACGGTATCGTGCGCGTGGTGGTCGACGATCGCGGCGTGATCGTCTCGGCCGTCGACGTGGCGAGCGGTCGCGAGAGCGTGCCGCCGGGTACGGCATCCGCTCTGCTGCAGCTGCACCGCGACACCCCGACCCAGTGGGATGCCTGGGACGTCGACGTGCACTACCGGAACACCGTGACCGACCTCGACGGCCTCGATGGTCTCGAGCTCGACGGCGACGAGATCGTCGTCACCCGCTCGTTCGGCTCGTCGCGGGTGACCGAGCGCATCGGGTTGGCGGCGGACTCTCGCACCGTGTCGCTCGGGTTCGAGCTCGACTGGCACGAATCGCAGAAGCTGCTGAAGCTCGCGTTCCCCGTCGACGTGCACACCGACAGCGCGACCTCGGAGGTGCAGTTCGGCCACATCGAACGCAAGACCCACACCAACACGTCGTGGGATGCCGCCCGCTTCGAGACCGTCGCGCAGCGCTGGGTACGCGTGGGCGAGCCCGGCTTCGGTGTCGCGGTGGTCAACGACTCGACGTACGGCCACGACATCACGCGCGCCGAGCGATCGGCCGGCGGCGGTACGATCTCGGTCGTCCGCCTGTCGCTGATCCGGTCGGCACTGTTCCCCGACCCCACGCAGGACCAGGGCACGTACGCGCTGCGAGTCGGCCTGGTCGTCGGCGCGGACGTGGCGGATGCCGTCATCGAGGGCTACCGGCTGAACCTGCCCGAGCGGATCGTCACGGGAACCGCATCCGCGATCGAACCGATCGTGACGGTGGAGGATTCGGGGGTCGTCGTCGAGGCGGTCAAGCTGGCCGAGGACGGCTCGGGGGATGTCGTCGTGCGGCTGTACGAGGCATGGGGCCGCCGTGTCGACACGGTCGTGCGCGCCGGCTTCGACGCCCGCGCGGTGACCCAGACCGATCTGCTCGAGCGCGAGGTCGCGGCATCCGCTCTCTCCGGCGACGCCGCGCCCCTGTCTCTCCGCCCGTTCGAGATCGTGACGCTCCGCTTCGCCCGCTGA
- a CDS encoding ribonucleoside triphosphate reductase: protein MTMRSIPVRTTVEEYLERRDWRVNANANQGYSLGGLILNASGKLIANYWLDEVYAPEAGAAHRDGDIHIHDLDVFAGYCAGWSLRQLLEQGFNGVSGAISSTPPKHFSSALGQIVNFLGTLQNEWAGAQAFSSFDTYLAPFVRLDALDDRAVRQGIQELVFNLNVPSRWGTQTPFTNLTFDWTCPDDLAEQRPLVGGRLADFTYGDLAPEMAMINRAFLSVMTEGDADGRAFTFPIPTYNITKDFDWDAPEVDALFGMTAKYGLPYFQNFVNSDLDPGMIRSMCCRLQLDLTELLRRGNGLFGSAEQTGSVGVVTVNCARLGFVHAGDRPGLYAQLDRLLEIARDSLEAKRAVIGRHLDAGLFPYSRRYLGTLDNHFSTIGVNGLNEAVRNFFGDTHDITTDEGMRFAADLLDHVRARMVEFQEQTGHLYNLEATPAESATYRFARADIARFDGIRHAGTATNPYYTNSSQLPVAFTDDPFLAMELQEGLQQKYTGGTVLHLYMGEAAPTGEACKALVRRSLERFRIPYITITPTFSICPQHGYLSGDHATCPQCRAECEVWTRVMGYFRPVASFNIGKKGEAAERRAFSYERAAAVV from the coding sequence ATGACCATGCGCTCAATCCCCGTCCGAACAACCGTCGAGGAGTATCTCGAGAGACGCGACTGGCGCGTCAACGCGAACGCCAACCAGGGCTACAGCCTGGGCGGCCTCATCCTCAACGCGTCCGGCAAGCTGATCGCCAACTACTGGCTCGACGAGGTCTACGCGCCCGAGGCCGGGGCAGCGCACCGCGACGGCGACATCCACATCCACGATCTCGACGTGTTCGCCGGCTACTGCGCCGGCTGGTCGCTGCGCCAACTGCTCGAGCAGGGGTTCAACGGGGTTTCGGGCGCGATCTCGTCGACCCCGCCGAAACACTTCTCGAGCGCCCTCGGGCAGATCGTCAACTTCCTCGGGACTCTCCAGAACGAATGGGCGGGAGCGCAGGCGTTCAGCTCGTTCGACACGTACCTCGCCCCGTTCGTGCGGCTCGACGCACTCGATGACCGAGCGGTGCGCCAGGGCATCCAGGAGCTCGTGTTCAACCTCAACGTCCCGTCACGGTGGGGAACCCAGACGCCCTTCACGAACCTGACCTTCGACTGGACCTGCCCCGACGACCTCGCCGAACAGCGCCCGCTCGTGGGCGGTCGCCTCGCCGACTTCACCTACGGCGACCTCGCGCCCGAGATGGCGATGATCAATCGTGCTTTCCTGTCGGTGATGACGGAGGGCGACGCGGACGGGAGAGCCTTCACCTTCCCGATTCCGACCTACAACATCACGAAAGACTTCGACTGGGACGCCCCCGAGGTCGACGCATTGTTCGGGATGACGGCGAAGTACGGCCTGCCCTACTTCCAGAACTTCGTGAACTCCGACCTCGACCCCGGGATGATCCGGTCGATGTGCTGCCGGCTGCAGCTCGACCTCACCGAGCTGCTCAGGCGCGGGAACGGGTTGTTCGGATCAGCGGAGCAGACCGGCTCCGTCGGAGTGGTCACCGTCAACTGCGCACGGCTCGGGTTCGTGCACGCCGGCGATCGCCCGGGCCTGTACGCGCAGCTCGACCGGCTGCTCGAGATCGCCCGCGACAGTCTCGAGGCGAAACGGGCCGTCATCGGACGCCACCTCGACGCCGGCCTCTTCCCCTACAGCAGACGCTACCTCGGCACCCTCGACAACCACTTCTCGACGATCGGCGTGAACGGGCTCAACGAGGCGGTGCGCAACTTCTTCGGCGACACGCACGACATCACGACGGACGAGGGGATGCGGTTCGCCGCAGACCTGCTCGATCACGTGCGCGCACGCATGGTCGAGTTCCAGGAGCAGACCGGGCACCTCTACAACCTCGAGGCCACCCCAGCCGAGTCGGCGACCTACCGCTTCGCCCGCGCCGACATCGCACGCTTCGACGGCATTCGTCATGCCGGGACGGCGACGAACCCGTACTACACGAACTCGTCGCAGCTGCCGGTGGCCTTCACCGACGACCCGTTCCTCGCGATGGAACTCCAGGAGGGTCTGCAGCAGAAGTACACCGGCGGCACCGTCCTGCACCTCTACATGGGCGAGGCTGCACCGACGGGCGAGGCGTGCAAGGCCCTCGTCCGCCGTTCGCTCGAGCGGTTCCGCATCCCGTACATCACCATCACGCCGACGTTCTCGATCTGCCCGCAGCACGGCTACCTCTCGGGCGACCACGCGACGTGCCCGCAGTGCCGCGCCGAGTGCGAGGTGTGGACGCGGGTGATGGGCTACTTCCGCCCGGTCGCGTCGTTCAACATCGGCAAGAAGGGCGAGGCGGCCGAGCGCCGGGCGTTCTCGTACGAGCGCGCCGCGGCGGTCGTGTGA
- a CDS encoding energy-coupling factor transporter transmembrane component T family protein, with amino-acid sequence MLTLYRPGERGWHRMPAAPKTVLILGMVMIVSLLPASPPTAAVAASLCLACYGIPGTGWRELARQVWALRWLLVIALAGQLVFLGVEPAIVGTVRILVAILLASLLALTTPVAALLDLFERVLRPTRAVGADPERMSLLLVVALGSVPTLARIARDVRDAHRARGARGGIRSSALAFIVLALKHADDLGDALTARGVR; translated from the coding sequence ATGCTGACGCTCTACCGTCCGGGAGAACGTGGTTGGCACCGGATGCCGGCGGCGCCCAAGACCGTGCTGATCCTCGGCATGGTGATGATCGTCTCGCTCCTGCCGGCATCGCCCCCGACGGCAGCGGTAGCGGCGAGCCTCTGCCTGGCCTGCTACGGCATCCCGGGAACAGGCTGGCGCGAGCTCGCCCGCCAGGTGTGGGCGCTGCGGTGGCTCCTGGTCATCGCGCTCGCCGGTCAGCTGGTCTTCCTCGGTGTCGAGCCCGCGATCGTCGGGACCGTGCGCATCCTGGTCGCGATCCTCCTGGCCTCGCTGCTGGCGCTCACGACGCCGGTCGCGGCGCTCCTCGACCTCTTCGAACGAGTCCTCCGTCCCACTCGGGCGGTCGGTGCCGACCCCGAGCGCATGTCGCTCCTCCTCGTGGTGGCGCTCGGTTCCGTGCCGACGCTCGCCCGCATCGCCCGTGACGTGCGGGATGCGCACCGGGCGCGGGGAGCGCGGGGCGGCATCCGTTCGTCGGCGCTCGCGTTCATCGTCCTCGCGCTCAAGCACGCGGACGATCTGGGCGACGCCCTCACCGCGCGCGGAGTGCGCTGA
- a CDS encoding ROK family transcriptional regulator, protein MRRGSNLPAVGTYNQTLVLDLIRRSPEGISRIELAARTGLSAQTLSNVARRLVAEGWVREGTPVVSGPGKPRTPLQLDPAARCAVGIHLDPAVETVVVVDLLGHVVAQTERTPRPDATRDQIVADLVGTVESLLVEGGRSRASVLGIGVAAPGPLDAEAGILFEPPLLPPIWHDLALGPLLHEATGLPTTVEKDVVAAMVGELWRDAAQELQDSIFVYYGAGVGVGLAVDGTPIRGRTGNAGDVAHLVVEPNGPMCGCGQRGCLGAAIAPERLLVDGGVIDGAEPVAAPALRERLRELASRAGGGDERAAAAVRRAGSSLARAVVQINNLLDADVVVVGGPLWTLLSASASSALSDAVAASTETATVRGIRVLESALATDAAAAGAACLVLDAAMTPRPTDLMIAGTAG, encoded by the coding sequence ATGAGACGCGGCTCGAATCTGCCGGCCGTCGGCACGTACAACCAGACGCTCGTGCTCGACCTGATCCGACGCTCCCCCGAGGGCATCAGCCGCATCGAGCTGGCCGCCCGCACCGGCCTCTCCGCCCAGACGCTCAGCAACGTCGCCCGCCGTCTCGTCGCCGAGGGCTGGGTGCGCGAGGGCACGCCGGTCGTCTCGGGCCCCGGCAAGCCCCGCACCCCGCTCCAGCTCGATCCCGCCGCGCGATGCGCCGTCGGCATCCACCTCGATCCTGCGGTCGAGACCGTCGTCGTCGTCGATCTCCTCGGTCACGTGGTCGCGCAGACCGAACGGACGCCGCGCCCCGACGCGACTCGGGATCAGATCGTCGCCGACCTCGTCGGCACCGTCGAGTCGCTTCTCGTGGAGGGTGGGCGATCGCGGGCATCCGTGCTCGGCATCGGCGTCGCGGCCCCCGGCCCCCTCGACGCGGAGGCGGGCATCCTGTTCGAGCCCCCGCTCCTGCCCCCGATCTGGCACGACCTCGCCCTCGGCCCGCTGCTGCACGAGGCGACGGGACTGCCGACGACGGTGGAGAAGGACGTCGTGGCCGCGATGGTCGGCGAGCTCTGGCGCGATGCAGCGCAAGAGCTGCAGGACTCGATCTTCGTCTACTACGGCGCCGGCGTGGGTGTGGGCCTCGCGGTCGACGGCACTCCGATCCGCGGCCGGACGGGCAACGCCGGCGACGTCGCGCATCTCGTCGTCGAACCGAACGGGCCGATGTGCGGATGCGGTCAGCGCGGGTGCCTCGGCGCGGCGATCGCGCCCGAACGGCTGCTCGTCGACGGCGGCGTGATCGACGGTGCTGAGCCCGTCGCCGCGCCCGCGCTCCGGGAGCGCCTGCGCGAGCTGGCATCCCGGGCCGGCGGCGGTGACGAGCGCGCTGCGGCCGCGGTCAGGCGGGCCGGGTCGAGCCTCGCGCGTGCGGTCGTTCAGATCAACAACCTCCTCGACGCGGATGTCGTCGTCGTCGGCGGCCCCCTGTGGACGCTGCTGTCGGCGAGCGCGAGCAGCGCCCTGTCCGACGCCGTCGCGGCGAGCACCGAGACAGCCACGGTCCGCGGCATCCGGGTGCTCGAGAGCGCGCTCGCCACCGACGCGGCAGCCGCCGGGGCCGCATGCCTCGTGCTCGACGCCGCGATGACGCCGCGCCCGACCGACCTGATGATCGCGGGCACGGCGGGTTGA
- a CDS encoding anaerobic ribonucleoside-triphosphate reductase activating protein yields the protein MPPAHDHAASRLRIAGLSRFSTVDWPGRLVATVFLQGCPWDCRYCHNPDLIDPRGRGTMPWEAVAAFLGERRGLLDGVVFSGGEPTMQRALPDAIARTRALGFDVGLHTGGAYPALLERALPALSWIGLDVKASAGDYAGVTGRGPSGRAALRSLDLVLAAQRERTATPDPLDVEVRTTVHPDLIDDERLGELGETLADRGVRRWAIQRFRATGSRCGISDGEPLRLDRVPRERFEHVDVR from the coding sequence ATGCCTCCGGCGCACGACCACGCGGCATCCCGTCTGCGCATCGCGGGACTCTCACGGTTCTCGACGGTCGATTGGCCCGGCCGCCTGGTGGCGACAGTCTTCCTCCAGGGCTGCCCCTGGGACTGCCGTTACTGCCACAATCCCGATCTGATCGATCCGCGCGGGCGCGGCACCATGCCATGGGAGGCGGTCGCCGCCTTCCTCGGCGAGCGCCGCGGCCTGCTCGACGGGGTGGTCTTCTCGGGCGGTGAGCCGACGATGCAACGCGCCCTTCCCGACGCGATCGCACGGACCCGCGCGCTCGGGTTCGACGTCGGGCTGCACACGGGCGGCGCGTATCCGGCGCTGCTCGAGAGGGCGCTGCCGGCGCTGTCGTGGATCGGGCTCGATGTGAAGGCCTCGGCCGGCGACTACGCCGGCGTGACGGGTCGCGGTCCGAGCGGACGCGCTGCGCTGCGCTCGCTCGACCTCGTGCTCGCGGCTCAGCGGGAGCGCACCGCGACCCCCGATCCACTCGATGTCGAGGTCCGCACCACCGTGCACCCCGATCTCATCGACGACGAGCGGCTCGGTGAGCTCGGCGAGACGCTCGCCGACCGCGGGGTGCGTCGATGGGCGATCCAGCGATTCCGCGCGACGGGCAGCCGATGCGGCATCTCCGACGGCGAGCCGTTGCGTCTCGACCGCGTGCCGCGCGAGCGGTTCGAGCACGTCGACGTGCGGTGA